A part of Solenopsis invicta isolate M01_SB chromosome 2, UNIL_Sinv_3.0, whole genome shotgun sequence genomic DNA contains:
- the LOC105200778 gene encoding trypsin-1, giving the protein MLFVLSGFVVNSRAYSRITMSVADELPTTTIMLIIFCLALIVSASCLDSRIIGGTNTTISKLPYQVSIHKNDKFHCGGSIIHQKWILTAAHCVNDGPSSVFSVRVGSIYHDEGGALIRGIASIIYHENFDETTYNYDVALIKLFKVLNFGTNVKAVLLALPSAPVPSTSAIVAGWGKTSPNGKSSKILQSVTVPIIKQESCQKSYLHLRPVTPNMLCAGNEKKDACKGDSGGALVYHGVQIGIVSWGARCASVGYPGVYTRVSAVRQWITKHTNV; this is encoded by the exons ATGTTGTTTGTCTTATCGGGATTCGTCGTTAATTCGAGAGCCTATTCTCGAATAACAATGTCAGTAGCCGACGAGTTGCCTACGACCACAATCATGCTGATTATATTCTGTCTGGCGTTGATAGTTTCCGCCTCGTGCTTAGACTCTAGAATAATCGGCGGCACAAATACAACCATCAGTAAGCTTCCGTATCAG gtttctattcataaaaatgataagTTCCACTGCGGAGGCTCCATAATTCACCAGAAATGGATTTTGACAGCGGCACATTGCGTTAATGA CGGGCCTTCGTCGGTCTTCTCTGTGCGCGTTGGCAGCATTTATCATGACGAAGGAGGCGCTCTGATCAGAGGTATTGCCTCGATTATTTATCATGAAAATTTTGATGAGACCACTTACAATTACGACGTGGCTTTAATTAAA ttGTTTAAAGTTTTGAACTTTGGTACAAATGTAAAAGCTGTTCTTCTTGCGCTCCCATCGGCTCCCGTACCTAGTACCTCAGCAATTGTTGCAGGATGGGGCAAAACATCG CCAAACGGCAAGAGTTCGAAAATATTGCAAAGCGTGACTGTGCCGATCATTAAGCAAGAGTCCTGTCAGAAATCCTACCTCCATCTTAGGCCAGTGACCCCCAATATGCTTTGCGCCGGTAATGAGAAAAAAGACGCTTGTAAG GGAGATTCCGGCGGCGCGCTCGTGTACCACGGCGTCCAAATTGGGATCGTGTCCTGGGGCGCTCGGTGTGCGAGTGTTGGATATCCAGGAGTGTATACGCGAGTATCCGCCGTACGGCAGTGGATAACCAAGCACACGAACGTGTAG